In Tiliqua scincoides isolate rTilSci1 chromosome 1, rTilSci1.hap2, whole genome shotgun sequence, the following are encoded in one genomic region:
- the PRKRA gene encoding interferon-inducible double-stranded RNA-dependent protein kinase activator A isoform X2 produces the protein MAHSPPPPLPALSPEGSPGTEQRPSAAAEEPGSFLNSLEEIVADTPRKTPIQLLHEYGTKANLTPVYELEKQGGQVHMPVFTFKVTVGDITATGEGPSKKIAKHHAAETALNILKDSSNICISVPDHLIPESFNQAQNRTSPIGSLQELAIQKGCRLPEYSLTQETGPPHKREFTMTCRMGSFVETGSGTSKKLAKRNAAKKLLEKFSSFSEDSINIALRNEQSHNLGCTWDSLKNSSGEKITLLKISPLSIPNTDYVQLLGEIAEEQGFNVTYLNIEELSANGQYQCLAELSTNPVTVCPGTGISWSNAHSDAAHSALQYLKIMAGRK, from the exons CTTTCTGAACAGCTTGGAGGAAATTGTTGCAGACACACCAAGAAAAACACCAATTCAGCTGTTGCATGAATATGGCACAAAGGCTAACCTCACTCCTGTGTATGAGCTTGAAAAACAAGGGGGACAAGTCCATATGCCAGTCTTTACCTTTAAAGTCACAGTGGGTGACATTACTGCAACAG GAGAGGGTCCCAGCAAGAAAATAGCAAAACATCACGCTGCGGAAACAGCACTAAACATTTTGAAAGACAGTTCAAATATTTG TATTTCTGTGCCAGACCATCTAATCCCTGAATCTTTCAATCAAGCACAGAATCGGACCAGTCCTATAGGATCATTGCAA GAGCTGGCTATTCAGAAGGGCTGTAGGCTTCCTGAGTATTCACTTACACAGGAGACAGGGCCACCCCATAAGAGAGAGTTCACAATGACTTGCAGAATGGGATCATTTGTGGAAACGg GGTCAGGGACATCTAAAAAATTAGCAAAGCGAAATGCTGCTAAGAAACTACTTGAAAAATTCAGCAGTTTTTCTGAAGACAGTATCAATATTGCTTTA AGAAATGAACAGAGTCATAATTTGGGGTGCACATGGGATTCCTTAAAGAACTCTTCTGGAGAAAAAATTACTTTGCTGAAGATAAGTCCCCTCAGTATTCCCAATACTGATTATGTCCAGCTCCTTGGAGAAATTGCAGAAGAACAAGGTTTTAATGTAACATATTTAAATATAG AGGAGCTGAGTGCAAATGGACAATATCAGTGTCTTGCAGAACTTTCAACAAATCCAGTCACGGTTTGCCCTGGGACTGGAATCTCCTGGAGCAATGCTCACAGTGATGCTGCTCATAGTGCACTACAGTATTTAAAGATCATGGCTGGAAGGAAataa
- the PRKRA gene encoding interferon-inducible double-stranded RNA-dependent protein kinase activator A isoform X1, protein MAHSPPPPLPALSPEGSPGTEQRPSAAAEEPGRCFLNSLEEIVADTPRKTPIQLLHEYGTKANLTPVYELEKQGGQVHMPVFTFKVTVGDITATGEGPSKKIAKHHAAETALNILKDSSNICISVPDHLIPESFNQAQNRTSPIGSLQELAIQKGCRLPEYSLTQETGPPHKREFTMTCRMGSFVETGSGTSKKLAKRNAAKKLLEKFSSFSEDSINIALRNEQSHNLGCTWDSLKNSSGEKITLLKISPLSIPNTDYVQLLGEIAEEQGFNVTYLNIEELSANGQYQCLAELSTNPVTVCPGTGISWSNAHSDAAHSALQYLKIMAGRK, encoded by the exons CTTTCTGAACAGCTTGGAGGAAATTGTTGCAGACACACCAAGAAAAACACCAATTCAGCTGTTGCATGAATATGGCACAAAGGCTAACCTCACTCCTGTGTATGAGCTTGAAAAACAAGGGGGACAAGTCCATATGCCAGTCTTTACCTTTAAAGTCACAGTGGGTGACATTACTGCAACAG GAGAGGGTCCCAGCAAGAAAATAGCAAAACATCACGCTGCGGAAACAGCACTAAACATTTTGAAAGACAGTTCAAATATTTG TATTTCTGTGCCAGACCATCTAATCCCTGAATCTTTCAATCAAGCACAGAATCGGACCAGTCCTATAGGATCATTGCAA GAGCTGGCTATTCAGAAGGGCTGTAGGCTTCCTGAGTATTCACTTACACAGGAGACAGGGCCACCCCATAAGAGAGAGTTCACAATGACTTGCAGAATGGGATCATTTGTGGAAACGg GGTCAGGGACATCTAAAAAATTAGCAAAGCGAAATGCTGCTAAGAAACTACTTGAAAAATTCAGCAGTTTTTCTGAAGACAGTATCAATATTGCTTTA AGAAATGAACAGAGTCATAATTTGGGGTGCACATGGGATTCCTTAAAGAACTCTTCTGGAGAAAAAATTACTTTGCTGAAGATAAGTCCCCTCAGTATTCCCAATACTGATTATGTCCAGCTCCTTGGAGAAATTGCAGAAGAACAAGGTTTTAATGTAACATATTTAAATATAG AGGAGCTGAGTGCAAATGGACAATATCAGTGTCTTGCAGAACTTTCAACAAATCCAGTCACGGTTTGCCCTGGGACTGGAATCTCCTGGAGCAATGCTCACAGTGATGCTGCTCATAGTGCACTACAGTATTTAAAGATCATGGCTGGAAGGAAataa